In Plasmodium vivax chromosome 10, whole genome shotgun sequence, the sequence GACCGCAACCAAACTTGCAACATTATTCTCACCAAGGAgcgcctccttttttgcgaacaACTGCggtttgtttttctcctttcgcAGATTTGTTCCCCACCACCACCACAATCGTTTAAGAAGTGTTTTTGTCGCATGCTGCGAATGCATGCTTGTTGCACTTTTTTCTGTATCTTCCTATCTTTGTAATTTGTTATATCTTTTCCCTATATTCGTTGCACaactcataaaaatgtgttccACTTTTGtggtaagaaaaaagggaaagcctACCCCACTGCACCAGCATGGCGCACCTACTTCTTCTTTGCATATGTgtacgtatacatatgcaccAACAAAGATGGATGCTTTATCCAAGCAGtgaacccccccaaaaataaattagtTCAACCccatttgctcattttctTAACAAAAGCGAACATGCTAAATTGCGCTCACTTATGACGGCGAAAATTATAGTTTCTTATTTCCTCGTCTAAATTCATGATAGTTCCGTGCACCGCTTCCACTGGAGTAGAGCCACCTGATCTGTCGTTTTTATCCATATAGGCaaaattatatgcatacgaTCCGTCAAAGTGTGGGTTATTTTGCACCGCTTCGTCAAATTGGGCATCCTTTTTGGAATGCTTACTCACCATTTGGGAGTCATCCTTATGTGCCTTATTTACTGCGTTTGAATACAcctcatatttattatttttcttaacaaaaatgttattctttttctctttgggCACATCATTTGCACTAATATTATCGTGAGCAGATAAATTGCTAAGGCTGTTACTTCGAGAAAACTCatcattattaaaatattgccgttttctccttttgtcCTTCTTCCCACTGTCTACTTTTTCTTTGTATGTACACTTGCGCAACTTGTTGTACTTCCGACTTTCATTAGTATCGACAAACTCGTTAGACTCTAAGTCATATTCATTTGGGTCGTAAGAGACATCATATTCTTTCCAACCGTATGTATAATCGTATTCATCTGGGTAGGATATATATGCCGAACTTTTACTCTTTgggtaaaaaatgttcctgCTTAATTTCGTTAAAGACCTACGTAAAATCTTTTTATGATACAGATCACACTGCTCATTTGGAGCAGCtgcatcattttttgctaatttatTGTTCTTGTTATTTAATTCGTCATTGTTACAAGAGCTgttaagaatatttttttttcttgttcttCTTTTATAGCATATTTCAtggctatatttttttttctcctccttaaCTTCGCGCTTTTCCCTTGGTATACATATACTTCTGTAATTCGCATGAACCTTTTGCCTCTTCAAATTGGCGTTATTGGAATATATGTTGTtgtgaattattttatacttgttaaaattgtaaacgCTACCAGACTCCTCGGAATGGCTACACGAATCCGAAGA encodes:
- a CDS encoding hypothetical protein, conserved (encoded by transcript PVX_079700A); this translates as MVEVKSYRFKKKPPDLISKFKVIKEDWYDFVKYMSDLRNMYKCPLQMNGHCKDIHGEDHIITVSKKAIYENIHDVMKIKEWNNDIEFDDHPICKDSSSDSCSHSEESGSVYNFNKYKIIHNNIYSNNANLKRQKVHANYRSICIPREKREVKEEKKKYSHEICYKRRTRKKNILNSSCNNDELNNKNNKLAKNDAAAPNEQCDLYHKKILRRSLTKLSRNIFYPKSKSSAYISYPDEYDYTYGWKEYDVSYDPNEYDLESNEFVDTNESRKYNKLRKCTYKEKVDSGKKDKRRKRQYFNNDEFSRSNSLSNLSAHDNISANDVPKEKKNNIFVKKNNKYEVYSNAVNKAHKDDSQMVSKHSKKDAQFDEAVQNNPHFDGSYAYNFAYMDKNDRSGGSTPVEAVHGTIMNLDEEIRNYNFRRHK